GATGAACCAGCCCTCACGCCAGTAATTGCCGTTGAACGCGAGCAGCAATCCGAGGATCCAGACGATCACCAGCGACGGGCCGAGGATGATCCGCCGCAGCCGGTCCTCGCGCTCGATCCACTTCTTGTCCTCGTCGGAGCCGACCGGCGCCTGATGATGATAGACGAAGAAGCGCGGCATCATGAACAGGCCGGCCATCAGAAAGATCACGAAAATGATATGCGCGGCTTTGACCCAAAGCATCGTCGCCCCCAGAAAGCCTGCCAGTTCCATAGATTATCCGCCGCGAACGCGTTTGATCAGATGTTCGACATGGGCGATCGGCGTGTCGGGCACGATGCCATGGCCGAGATTGAAGATATGGGGACGATCGGGGAAGGCCGCAAGGATGCGGTCGATCGCGCTATCGAGCGCCGCACCGCCCGCGACGAGCGCCAGCGGGTCGAGGTTGCCCTGCACCGGCAGATGGGACGGCAAGGCGGCATCGGCCCAGTCCGGATCGACGGTTTCGTCGAGGCCCACCGCATCGACCCCGGTCTCGCGCGCATAGGCGGCGAGTTTGCCGCCGGCGCCCTTC
The Sphingopyxis macrogoltabida genome window above contains:
- a CDS encoding CopD family protein; its protein translation is MELAGFLGATMLWVKAAHIIFVIFLMAGLFMMPRFFVYHHQAPVGSDEDKKWIEREDRLRRIILGPSLVIVWILGLLLAFNGNYWREGWFIAKLLLVIALSGYHGWMIGYFKKLKKGERPLTEKQLRMLNEVPGVAAAIIVILVVVRP